The segment TACTTTGTGCCCTAACTCGTTCAACGCCCCGGACAAATTGATACTGGTCGTTGTCTTCCCCACGCCTCCAGCCTGATTGCTGATGGCCAATATCTGAGTCATGTGTCTTCTGTATCTGACGTATCTTATTACGGTCGCATAAATGTATGTCAGACATCTACTGTACCAACTGTATCTGACCTATCTTCTGTATCTGATATAGGGAATGAGCTATGTCTGAACCTTCCGAACGGCTGCGTCAAGATGGTTCTCGTAGATATACTTTAACAGAACCGCATCAGAATACGCATGAAATCTCGGGTTTCGTCCTAGATACTGTATGTTGGGGGAGCATCCCGCCCACTCACTTAACCACCAAGTCCACACCAGTCCGATCCAATTAGGTTCCTCCAGAAAGGAAGGGAGACACCACCATTTCCTGAGAAATAAGTCAACCAAGGATCAGCTACGTTAGTCCTTCTCGGTCTGCCGCAGATTCTAACATCTCCGGGATATCCTCTAAACGACTGATCTCACTCAACACAGCCAGCACCGAACCTAAATCCACATTCAGCTCGTATTCATAGTAGCTACCGCCGTGGAATCCATCATTCCGTTCAGCAACTGTTAGAAAACCATGCAGCGACAACTCGCTCAGATGATCGCGGATACGACGCTCACCAAGAGCATCAGCAGAAATACGGTCAGCATAGTTCTGGTACCGTTCGTAGATTTCTTGCGTCCGAACAGGAGCAACCTCCGTAATCTCGAAAGCCGAAACACTGCACAGCACCAGATGCCCCTGAGTCGTCAACTCCCGCATCCCATCCTCTAACTGATCACGCTCTAACTCCTTCTGAGCGCTGCGAATATGCTTCTCCTCAACCGTCGAAGCCTCATTAGATCGAGCCAATTCCCCTGCCTTATGCAGAAGCCGAAGACCTTGACGAGCACTCCCAGAGTCTTGAGCAGAAAAAGCCGCCGCCAACGGAATCACCTCATCATTCAAGACCCCGTCGTGGAAAGCTTTCTCGGCTCTATCACCGAGGATCGACGTTAACTCATTCGCATCGTACGGCGGGAAATGGATTTCCTCTTCACATAATGTGTCCTTCACCTTCGGAGAGAGCTGGTCGCGAAACGTGAAGTCATTCGAGATACCGATGATACCGGGCCAGACATCGTCGACATAACCATTGCTCTCAGCGCGCGGCAGCTCATACAGGATATCATCGTTCCCTCCAATGTTGTCGATCTCGTCGAGGACGATTAAGACAGTTCCACCAAGTTCGTCCAGTTCATCGTAAAGCATGTTGAACACGTCCTGTTGCGGATAGCCGGTGGTGGAGACACGGCTGTCCGGTCCTCGCAACTGGTTCAACAGGTTGACTGCGACCTGGTAGCTGCTGGAGATGTTGTTACAGGGTTGCTTGATCACAGTCAAGTCAATACCGTATTCTCCGGCGTCTTCCTGCAGATGATCGAGCAAATAGTTTGTCGCAACCGTCTTCCCGACACCGGTTTTCCCGTAGAGAAAAATATTCTTAGGCGGTGCCCCGTTGATCACCGGTTGCAACGCATTCCGGTACTTTTTGAGTTCGTTATCTCGCTCTTGGATCTGCTCCGGTTGGTAGTTCTCACGTAAGGGATACTCGTCCGAGAAGATGTTCTCGTCCGGAGTAAACATCGCCATCTTAACTCATGGACACGTATCGACGTGTGATAAAGACCGGGGGTTCCTGAGTGTCCGGAGCGTCCTCGGTTTCCTGAGACCGCCAGATTTT is part of the Halogeometricum sp. S1BR25-6 genome and harbors:
- a CDS encoding orc1/cdc6 family replication initiation protein — protein: MAMFTPDENIFSDEYPLRENYQPEQIQERDNELKKYRNALQPVINGAPPKNIFLYGKTGVGKTVATNYLLDHLQEDAGEYGIDLTVIKQPCNNISSSYQVAVNLLNQLRGPDSRVSTTGYPQQDVFNMLYDELDELGGTVLIVLDEIDNIGGNDDILYELPRAESNGYVDDVWPGIIGISNDFTFRDQLSPKVKDTLCEEEIHFPPYDANELTSILGDRAEKAFHDGVLNDEVIPLAAAFSAQDSGSARQGLRLLHKAGELARSNEASTVEEKHIRSAQKELERDQLEDGMRELTTQGHLVLCSVSAFEITEVAPVRTQEIYERYQNYADRISADALGERRIRDHLSELSLHGFLTVAERNDGFHGGSYYEYELNVDLGSVLAVLSEISRLEDIPEMLESAADREGLT